In one window of Nodosilinea sp. PGN35 DNA:
- a CDS encoding DUF5996 family protein, with protein sequence MAVANQRTPLDSVWPSLPLAAWQDTYATLHLWTQIIGKIRLALAPKLNHWWQSTLYVTPRGLTTASIPCGTRNFQISFDFLDHQLQIDTSDGMTKKIALTPRSVADFYQMVLTTLRDMGIEVQIWTMPQEVSEPIPFDQDYQHAAYDPEYAQRFWQILVQIDRVMALFRSRFVGKSSPVHFFWGSFDLAVTRFSGRSAPEHPGGVPNMADWVTREAYSHEVSSCGFWPGGGAVVEPIFYAYAYPAPEGFRDYPIQPKEAFYSSEMQEFILPYEAVRQADNPDETLLAFLQSTYEAAANLGHWDRVALEHTPTIATHS encoded by the coding sequence ATGGCTGTTGCTAATCAGCGTACTCCCCTCGACAGCGTTTGGCCCAGTTTGCCCCTAGCCGCTTGGCAAGATACCTATGCGACTCTCCATCTGTGGACGCAAATTATTGGCAAAATTCGACTGGCACTGGCACCTAAACTGAATCACTGGTGGCAATCTACTCTTTACGTCACGCCGCGTGGACTAACAACCGCTTCAATCCCTTGCGGCACCCGTAACTTTCAAATTAGCTTTGACTTTCTTGACCATCAACTACAAATCGACACTAGCGACGGCATGACTAAAAAGATTGCGCTGACTCCTCGCTCTGTGGCAGATTTTTACCAGATGGTGCTAACTACATTGCGCGACATGGGCATTGAGGTTCAAATCTGGACAATGCCGCAAGAAGTGTCAGAACCCATCCCGTTTGATCAGGACTATCAACACGCAGCTTACGACCCGGAGTATGCCCAACGGTTCTGGCAAATTCTTGTGCAGATCGATCGGGTCATGGCCTTATTCCGCTCACGGTTTGTTGGTAAATCCAGCCCTGTGCATTTCTTTTGGGGCAGCTTTGATCTGGCTGTGACTCGGTTTTCGGGTCGTTCTGCGCCAGAACATCCCGGTGGGGTGCCGAACATGGCAGATTGGGTTACGCGCGAAGCCTATTCCCACGAAGTCAGTAGTTGTGGCTTTTGGCCAGGGGGTGGGGCAGTTGTGGAGCCTATTTTTTATGCTTATGCTTACCCTGCGCCGGAAGGGTTTCGAGATTACCCAATCCAACCCAAAGAAGCTTTTTATAGCTCAGAGATGCAGGAGTTTATTCTCCCCTATGAAGCCGTGAGACAAGCTGACAATCCAGATGAAACTCTCCTTGCTTTTCTCCAAAGCACCTATGAAGCAGCAGCCAACCTAGGCCATTGGGATCGAGTTGCTCTGGAGCATACTCCAACGATCGCTACTCACAGTTAA
- a CDS encoding 3-oxoacyl-ACP reductase family protein, with translation MVTTTLAGKVALVTGGSRGLGAAIAKRLAHDGAAVALTYTSSPQKADAVVQDIEAAGGKALAIRADSADVEAVKHAIAETVNVLGRLDILVNNAGIAVLAPIDQYSIEEFDRMVAVNVRGVFVATQEAIRHMGKGGRIIMIGSVSSDFTPFAGLSIYALTKGAIASFTHGLARDLGSRGITVNTIQPGPIDTDMLPADGDAAKAITDIIALRRYGQVSEVAGMVSYLASPEAAFVTGASLKIDGGIAA, from the coding sequence ATTGTGACGACAACATTGGCAGGCAAAGTTGCACTGGTTACCGGCGGTTCACGCGGTTTGGGAGCGGCGATCGCCAAACGTCTCGCTCACGATGGAGCCGCCGTTGCGCTCACCTATACCAGTTCCCCCCAAAAAGCCGATGCGGTGGTGCAAGATATCGAAGCGGCAGGGGGAAAAGCGTTGGCAATTCGGGCTGATAGTGCCGATGTAGAAGCGGTAAAACACGCCATCGCTGAGACCGTCAACGTTCTCGGTCGCCTCGACATTCTTGTCAACAACGCAGGAATTGCGGTTTTAGCGCCGATCGACCAGTACTCGATCGAGGAGTTTGATCGAATGGTGGCGGTGAACGTCAGAGGCGTTTTTGTAGCCACTCAGGAGGCCATTCGTCACATGGGTAAGGGGGGCCGGATCATTATGATTGGCAGTGTTAGCAGTGATTTTACTCCCTTTGCCGGTCTCTCGATCTATGCCTTGACGAAGGGAGCGATCGCCAGTTTTACCCATGGTCTTGCCCGCGATTTGGGGTCTCGCGGCATCACGGTCAACACCATTCAACCTGGCCCGATTGACACCGATATGCTTCCTGCAGATGGGGACGCTGCTAAAGCAATCACTGACATAATTGCCCTTCGTCGCTACGGACAGGTTAGCGAGGTGGCTGGGATGGTTTCCTATCTCGCCAGCCCTGAAGCCGCTTTTGTTACGGGAGCGAGCCTCAAAATTGATGGTGGCATAGCGGCTTGA
- a CDS encoding FMN-dependent NADH-azoreductase produces MTHILHLDSSPRGDRSVSRTLSKEFITQWKMAHPNDTVTYRDIGHDPVPFVSEDWIAAAFTPPEQHTPELSAAIQISDELIDEFLSADRYVSSIPMYNLSIPANFKAYIDQIVRVGRTFSVDETGYKGLVHNKKMTIIMAQGGAYPEGSPTHSYDLQTPYLKLIFGFIGITDIEFVYADGLNQGEQARNLAIANAQSALKAAIVP; encoded by the coding sequence ATGACTCACATTCTCCATCTCGATTCGAGCCCCCGTGGCGATCGCTCTGTCTCTCGCACGCTCTCCAAAGAGTTCATTACCCAGTGGAAAATGGCCCATCCCAACGACACCGTTACCTACCGTGATATTGGGCATGACCCGGTTCCGTTTGTCAGCGAAGACTGGATTGCGGCTGCATTTACACCACCCGAGCAACACACCCCTGAGTTGTCTGCTGCAATTCAGATTTCCGATGAGTTGATCGATGAGTTCTTATCAGCCGATCGCTATGTCTCCAGTATCCCCATGTACAACCTCAGCATTCCTGCTAACTTCAAAGCCTACATCGACCAGATCGTGCGGGTGGGGCGTACATTTTCTGTGGATGAAACCGGCTACAAAGGGCTGGTTCACAATAAGAAAATGACGATCATCATGGCGCAGGGAGGAGCCTACCCCGAAGGTAGCCCCACTCATTCCTATGATCTACAGACACCCTATCTAAAACTCATTTTTGGGTTTATTGGTATTACAGATATCGAGTTTGTCTATGCCGATGGCCTCAATCAGGGGGAGCAAGCTCGTAATCTGGCGATCGCCAATGCCCAATCTGCCTTAAAAGCCGCGATCGTGCCATAA
- a CDS encoding nuclear transport factor 2 family protein: protein MAEGDFVTALGDITLKEKGGRAVDYPYCDVWRFRDGQMLELRVSANKIDVNREASSAA from the coding sequence ATCGCTGAGGGTGATTTCGTCACGGCACTCGGCGATATTACATTGAAGGAAAAAGGCGGGAGGGCAGTTGATTACCCGTATTGTGATGTCTGGCGCTTTCGTGACGGCCAGATGCTTGAATTAAGGGTTTCTGCCAACAAAATCGATGTCAACCGCGAAGCCAGCAGCGCAGCGTAA
- a CDS encoding flavodoxin family protein produces MSQQLETITERQCQNAPAQYSDLKALFLNCTLNRTPVLSHTQGVINIAKAIFEANGVTTQVIRPVDYEIAAGLGLDMSQTNEWQADEWPQIQKEIDATDILVLCTSVWLGEKSSVCSRVLERMYGYTHLLNEKGQYRDYGKVGATLITGNEDGVKHCAMNILFSLSHIGYTIPPQADAGWLGEVGPGPSYLDPGSGGPENEFTNRNTTFLAWNCMHIARLLKDNGGIPAHGNQPDVWDAGCKTDFKNPEHKR; encoded by the coding sequence ATGTCACAACAGCTCGAAACAATTACGGAACGTCAGTGCCAAAATGCCCCTGCACAGTACAGTGATTTAAAGGCTCTCTTTTTAAACTGCACACTCAATAGAACGCCAGTGTTGTCCCATACACAGGGGGTTATCAATATTGCCAAAGCTATTTTCGAGGCCAATGGAGTAACCACTCAAGTCATTCGACCTGTAGATTATGAGATAGCCGCAGGGCTGGGGTTGGATATGTCACAAACCAATGAGTGGCAGGCAGATGAATGGCCTCAGATCCAGAAAGAAATTGATGCAACTGACATCTTAGTGTTGTGTACCTCAGTATGGCTGGGTGAAAAAAGTTCTGTTTGTAGTCGAGTTTTAGAGCGGATGTATGGATACACTCATCTTTTGAATGAGAAAGGTCAGTACAGGGATTATGGGAAGGTTGGGGCAACCCTCATTACCGGGAATGAAGATGGTGTTAAACATTGCGCTATGAATATCTTGTTTTCCCTATCGCATATTGGCTATACGATCCCTCCCCAGGCGGATGCCGGTTGGCTAGGCGAGGTGGGCCCTGGCCCTTCCTATTTAGACCCAGGCTCTGGAGGGCCGGAGAACGAATTTACCAATCGCAATACCACCTTTTTAGCCTGGAACTGTATGCACATAGCCAGACTACTCAAAGATAATGGAGGTATTCCTGCCCACGGGAACCAGCCTGACGTTTGGGATGCAGGTTGTAAGACCGACTTCAAAAATCCTGAGCACAAACGCTAG
- a CDS encoding TetR-like C-terminal domain-containing protein, translated as MARLQASGVAYVKFAIAYPAHYWVVFSIFRVEQGNDSSLKKVAGKTFAVVAVGAIQPGNPRQLTWVTWSLVHGLAFLLSDRQLPLADEQDRLSLQPRAWFVVFRNQASLHYSYRVRVLGQLKAVAETLLIIDASQINPNSSLCYATLIFLPWKTIPASVCAQDF; from the coding sequence CTGGCGAGATTACAAGCCAGTGGCGTGGCCTATGTAAAGTTTGCGATCGCCTATCCTGCCCACTATTGGGTGGTGTTTAGCATCTTTCGAGTCGAGCAAGGGAATGATTCATCCCTGAAGAAAGTGGCAGGGAAGACGTTTGCCGTGGTGGCAGTTGGGGCCATACAGCCCGGCAACCCCCGCCAACTAACCTGGGTCACCTGGTCATTAGTTCACGGGCTGGCTTTTCTACTGAGCGATCGTCAGCTGCCGCTCGCCGACGAGCAAGACAGGTTATCCCTGCAACCCAGAGCTTGGTTCGTGGTCTTCAGAAACCAAGCTAGCCTGCATTATTCATACCGCGTCAGAGTCTTGGGACAACTGAAAGCTGTAGCAGAGACCCTTCTAATCATCGACGCATCGCAGATTAACCCTAATTCATCTCTCTGCTATGCAACGCTGATTTTTTTGCCATGGAAAACTATCCCTGCTAGCGTTTGTGCTCAGGATTTTTGA
- a CDS encoding PPC domain-containing protein encodes MQFSLRLQRSLLLPLALTTLTLASLPAKAQTPVYSPIPLPASREVNDTLSDRDIPTGTGGFARDYTVNLEAGDQVAIDVTSDEFDTLVILMNKDGVTVGENDDGPDGTTNSLLFARITESGSYTVRVRAYAGQGTGRFYLKVARLREVQ; translated from the coding sequence ATGCAATTTTCCCTGCGGCTACAGCGCAGCCTGCTGCTTCCTTTAGCTTTGACCACCCTGACCCTGGCTTCTCTGCCAGCTAAGGCCCAGACCCCGGTCTACTCTCCGATTCCCCTACCGGCCTCGCGAGAGGTGAACGATACCCTGAGCGATCGCGACATACCGACCGGCACTGGGGGCTTTGCCCGCGACTACACCGTCAATCTCGAGGCCGGCGATCAGGTGGCGATCGATGTCACCTCCGATGAGTTTGACACCCTGGTGATTTTGATGAACAAAGACGGCGTCACCGTGGGCGAAAACGACGATGGCCCCGATGGCACCACAAATTCGCTGCTGTTTGCCCGGATCACAGAGTCGGGCTCCTACACGGTGCGAGTGCGGGCCTACGCCGGGCAGGGCACTGGCCGGTTTTACCTGAAGGTGGCCCGTCTCCGGGAGGTGCAGTAG
- a CDS encoding FAD-dependent oxidoreductase, translating to MLERPRYRSSSAKLKRKRRRAARRPRLVTMALLSSSLLLVAFRGASEYWRQPLAFSQRPVGQIVNRAEVATGIRQIQTANGRPTLNPLPLAEEVWTCEVVVIGGTLGGVAAASHAMRTGVTTCLIELTPWLGGQVSSQGVSAIDESRAMRWRRNFSPSWEAFKALIKRQPVYLPAWTGLPAQLPVDKTNSCWVGELCFTPRAGATAAEMWMRDAVQSAPESRWATSTAFKGAAFDASGRYVTAVYGVRRVPLDPGYVPTGRLSQELERWYAWSDDEAYNKIPIRLQPPPNQSMIVIDATDTGELVGWANLPHRLGSDGQGFTGEVNAPPKDNPDCTQAYTYPFVLATLNDNNESLRELQKLEPALSKADHRKEFDLEGFAFFDFGSVFNYRRIVSQRAGDSNVNRTQPGEMTLINWNKGNDWHFMDPPLVFTEEDIRLSGQRQDWLGGLSTESLNYGEIHALQFAEWLMERESTNKLPLTFLRGPDSPLGTRSGLSMVPYIREGRRILGRPAYGQDSFMAVEADLREDMTGGRDFRATAVALAHYDIDIHGCRYRSWRPSYEAAGASIKEFVVRPLQIPLEALVPQGVDNVLIGGKSIAASHIVNGVTRVHYGEWSIGGAAGATAGWLLRHARPDDLTPAQVVVTGQMPALQGFLMEQGLKFTW from the coding sequence ATGCTAGAGCGCCCCCGCTACCGTTCATCATCGGCCAAACTCAAGCGCAAGCGGCGGCGGGCTGCCCGCAGACCCCGGCTGGTGACGATGGCCCTGTTGAGCAGTTCTCTGCTGCTGGTGGCCTTTCGCGGTGCCAGTGAATACTGGCGTCAGCCCCTCGCATTTAGCCAGCGCCCGGTGGGGCAGATTGTCAACCGGGCCGAGGTGGCCACAGGCATTCGCCAAATTCAAACGGCTAACGGGCGGCCAACCCTCAATCCGCTGCCCCTGGCCGAAGAGGTGTGGACCTGTGAGGTGGTGGTAATTGGCGGCACCCTGGGCGGGGTCGCCGCCGCCTCCCACGCCATGCGAACCGGCGTTACCACCTGTCTAATCGAGCTAACCCCCTGGCTGGGAGGGCAGGTGAGTTCCCAGGGCGTATCGGCGATCGACGAGTCGCGGGCCATGCGATGGCGGCGCAACTTCTCCCCCAGTTGGGAGGCATTTAAAGCTCTAATTAAGCGCCAGCCGGTGTATCTGCCTGCCTGGACGGGGCTACCTGCTCAGCTACCGGTGGATAAAACCAACAGCTGCTGGGTGGGTGAACTGTGCTTTACCCCGCGCGCCGGGGCGACAGCGGCAGAGATGTGGATGCGAGACGCCGTTCAGAGTGCCCCCGAGAGCCGCTGGGCCACTTCTACCGCCTTTAAGGGAGCGGCTTTCGATGCCTCTGGCCGCTACGTTACGGCGGTGTACGGGGTGCGGCGCGTTCCCCTCGATCCGGGCTATGTGCCCACCGGGCGGCTCTCCCAGGAGCTAGAGCGATGGTACGCCTGGTCTGACGACGAGGCCTACAACAAAATTCCCATTCGCCTACAGCCGCCGCCGAACCAATCCATGATTGTGATTGACGCCACCGATACCGGCGAGCTGGTGGGCTGGGCCAACCTGCCCCACCGGCTGGGGTCAGACGGCCAGGGGTTTACCGGCGAAGTCAACGCGCCGCCGAAGGATAACCCCGACTGCACCCAGGCCTACACCTACCCCTTTGTGCTGGCTACGCTCAACGACAACAACGAGAGTCTCAGGGAGCTACAAAAGCTAGAGCCTGCCCTCTCTAAAGCCGATCACCGCAAGGAGTTCGACCTGGAAGGGTTTGCTTTCTTTGACTTTGGCAGTGTGTTTAACTATCGGCGCATTGTCAGCCAGCGGGCGGGAGACTCCAATGTCAACCGCACCCAGCCCGGCGAAATGACGCTGATTAACTGGAACAAGGGCAATGACTGGCATTTTATGGACCCACCGCTGGTCTTTACCGAAGAGGACATTCGTCTGTCGGGGCAGCGCCAGGACTGGCTAGGGGGCTTGTCAACCGAGTCGCTTAACTACGGTGAAATCCACGCGCTTCAGTTTGCGGAATGGCTGATGGAGAGGGAGAGTACCAACAAGCTGCCGCTGACGTTTTTAAGGGGGCCTGATTCTCCCTTAGGCACCCGGTCTGGGCTGAGTATGGTGCCCTACATTCGCGAGGGCCGCCGCATTTTGGGTCGCCCTGCCTACGGCCAGGATAGCTTTATGGCGGTGGAGGCCGACCTGCGCGAAGACATGACCGGTGGCCGCGACTTTAGGGCTACGGCGGTGGCTTTGGCCCACTACGACATCGATATCCACGGCTGCCGCTACCGCTCGTGGCGGCCGTCCTACGAGGCGGCAGGGGCCAGCATTAAAGAGTTTGTGGTGCGGCCCTTGCAAATTCCTCTGGAGGCGCTGGTGCCCCAGGGAGTGGACAATGTGCTGATCGGCGGCAAGAGCATAGCCGCCAGCCACATCGTCAACGGCGTGACGCGGGTGCACTACGGGGAGTGGAGCATCGGTGGAGCCGCCGGGGCTACGGCTGGCTGGCTGCTGCGCCACGCCAGGCCCGACGATTTGACCCCGGCCCAGGTGGTGGTGACGGGGCAGATGCCGGCTCTGCAAGGGTTTTTGATGGAGCAGGGACTAAAGTTCACCTGGTGA
- a CDS encoding esterase-like activity of phytase family protein: MAEWIGQGLRRIGWRSLILLLALIVTSCAIPQIKAEDRLFVPLTVELLDVYTLPPQPFEGTTVGGLSALAYDRPRDLLYALSDDRGQFGPARFYTLALTFKPSGPPKFDTVTLTEMTPLLDAEGHPYPRGSVDPEGMALSPRDTLFISSEGDVRQNAPPFIGEFDRTGRILATLPLPERYLPDKPDRPTRGVQNNLSLEGLTVTGTSGGAGMVEPFRLFAATESALVQDYNEDPSLPLNSRFLHYLIGDDQTTLIAEHRYPLELEPSGAVVNGLTALLAIDPAGHFLALERAFGLRGLQVKLFQLATGGATDTSTIPSLRGDLSGIAPIRKQLVLDFAETPLAVDNLEGMTLGPRLPDGSQSLLMVSDNNFEGARATQLLLLRLKTQP; this comes from the coding sequence ATGGCAGAGTGGATAGGCCAGGGGCTGCGGCGAATTGGGTGGCGATCGCTCATCCTGCTGCTGGCCCTGATAGTGACCAGCTGCGCCATCCCCCAGATCAAGGCCGAAGACCGGCTGTTTGTGCCCCTTACCGTCGAGCTGCTGGATGTCTACACCCTGCCGCCCCAGCCCTTTGAGGGCACTACTGTCGGGGGGCTATCGGCCCTGGCCTACGATCGCCCCCGCGACCTGCTCTACGCCCTCTCGGACGATCGCGGTCAGTTTGGCCCCGCCCGCTTCTACACCCTCGCCCTGACCTTCAAGCCCAGTGGCCCGCCCAAGTTCGACACCGTCACCCTGACTGAAATGACGCCCCTGCTCGACGCTGAGGGCCACCCCTACCCCCGCGGCAGCGTAGACCCCGAGGGCATGGCCCTGTCTCCCCGCGATACGCTGTTCATCAGCAGTGAGGGGGATGTGCGGCAAAACGCCCCGCCTTTTATCGGTGAGTTTGACCGCACCGGGCGGATTCTCGCCACCCTGCCCCTGCCGGAGCGGTACCTGCCCGACAAGCCCGACCGGCCCACGCGGGGGGTGCAGAACAACCTCAGCCTGGAGGGGCTCACCGTCACCGGCACCTCGGGTGGAGCGGGCATGGTCGAACCGTTTCGGCTGTTTGCCGCCACCGAGTCAGCCCTGGTGCAGGACTACAACGAAGACCCCAGCCTGCCCCTCAACAGCCGCTTTTTGCACTACCTGATCGGCGATGACCAGACCACGCTGATTGCCGAACACCGCTACCCCCTTGAGCTAGAGCCGTCTGGAGCGGTGGTCAACGGCCTCACGGCCCTGCTGGCCATTGACCCCGCTGGCCACTTTCTTGCCCTAGAGCGGGCCTTCGGCCTGCGGGGGCTACAGGTAAAGCTGTTTCAGCTCGCCACAGGCGGCGCGACTGACACCTCAACCATCCCCAGCCTGCGCGGCGATCTGTCGGGTATTGCGCCCATTCGTAAGCAGCTGGTGCTAGATTTTGCCGAGACGCCCCTGGCGGTAGACAACCTGGAGGGCATGACCCTGGGGCCGCGCCTGCCCGACGGCAGCCAGAGTTTGCTGATGGTGAGCGACAACAACTTCGAGGGCGCTCGCGCCACCCAACTGCTGCTGCTGCGCCTCAAAACTCAGCCGTAG
- a CDS encoding succinylglutamate desuccinylase/aspartoacylase family protein has protein sequence MGGEIIPLGKRVRLDLPVARLTTGTMMSLPVTVISGKKPGPRLWLSAAIHGDELNGVDIIRRVAKALRPNRLAGSVIAVPVVNIFGLLEQSRYLPDRRDLNRSFPGSARGSMASRLADLFMKEVVSQCTHGIDLHTAAIHRINLPQVRADLDDPATYDFAKAFGAPVIIHASHRDGSLRQAAAKRKIPTLLYEAGEALRFDEAAIQTGVDGIYRVMAYLGMYTPPPMAQPSTLEVRESRWVRASRGGIWHRSVALGDEVRQRQPLGFISDTFGDKPVQVRSPRAGIVIGHGQNPLVNQGDALVHVASVRAEVEPEQ, from the coding sequence ATTGGCGGCGAAATTATTCCCTTGGGAAAACGGGTGCGGCTTGACCTGCCCGTGGCCCGCCTCACCACCGGCACCATGATGTCGCTGCCGGTGACGGTGATCAGCGGCAAAAAGCCGGGGCCGCGCCTGTGGCTCAGCGCCGCCATCCACGGCGACGAACTCAACGGGGTCGATATTATTCGCCGGGTGGCCAAGGCCCTGCGGCCCAACCGCCTGGCTGGCTCGGTGATTGCGGTGCCGGTGGTGAATATCTTTGGCCTGCTGGAGCAGTCGCGCTACCTGCCCGATCGCCGCGATCTCAATCGCTCCTTTCCAGGTTCGGCGCGGGGCTCGATGGCCAGCCGCCTAGCCGATCTGTTTATGAAAGAGGTGGTCAGCCAGTGTACCCACGGCATTGACCTGCACACGGCGGCCATTCACCGCATCAACCTGCCCCAGGTGCGGGCCGACCTAGACGACCCGGCCACCTACGACTTCGCCAAAGCCTTTGGGGCCCCGGTGATCATCCACGCCTCCCACCGCGACGGGTCGCTGCGCCAGGCGGCGGCCAAGCGCAAAATTCCCACCCTGCTGTACGAGGCGGGCGAGGCGCTGCGGTTCGATGAAGCCGCCATTCAAACCGGGGTCGATGGCATCTACCGGGTGATGGCCTACCTGGGCATGTACACGCCGCCGCCAATGGCTCAGCCCTCAACGTTAGAAGTGCGCGAGAGCCGCTGGGTACGTGCCTCCCGAGGCGGCATCTGGCACCGATCGGTTGCCCTGGGCGATGAAGTCAGGCAGCGCCAGCCCCTGGGTTTTATCAGCGATACCTTTGGCGATAAGCCGGTGCAGGTGCGCAGCCCCAGGGCGGGCATTGTTATCGGCCACGGCCAAAACCCGCTGGTCAACCAGGGCGACGCGCTGGTACATGTCGCCAGCGTGAGGGCAGAGGTCGAGCCAGAACAGTAG
- a CDS encoding ATP-dependent DNA ligase, with product MQRFTQLFQDIDATTSTNEKVRSLQAYFQAPEAEPADKVWALYLLLGKTRRRTVTSRVLRDVFLQISDIPEWLFKDCYAQVGDSAEVIALLLRDVNLPSPSPPSSPSISLHQWMEEIIPMYRAMATDDERRDLIVSWWAALDNTEVFVLNKILTGAFRVGASAKLVIKGLAAATGISEAVLAHRLMGDFSPTVEFYTSLTSEAATQNAPSQPYPFFLATSLDEAKFQSEDFERWRAEWKWDGIRAQVIKRDDQVFVWSRGEDLVTEQFPEIEAMMENFPNGIVMDGEILCWQDDMPLSFNHLQKRLGRKKVSKKVMDESPVHFIAYDLLEYGGIDIREKSWGDRTQSLSTLLAVHTAPNLHQSIPLEFRSFAELAELRQNSRQQGAEGLVVKAIDSPYLVGRKRGYWWKYKVEPMSLDAVLIYAQAGSGKRANLFTDYTFALWQGETLVPFAKAYSGLDNAEIDALDKWIRRHTTERFGPVRSVEPIHVFEIGFEGIAESTRHKSGISVRFPRILRWRKDKPAAEADTLESARELLATFG from the coding sequence ATGCAGCGATTTACCCAGCTTTTTCAAGACATCGATGCGACCACCTCAACGAATGAAAAGGTGCGATCGCTGCAAGCCTATTTTCAAGCGCCGGAGGCCGAACCCGCCGACAAGGTCTGGGCGCTCTACCTGCTGCTGGGCAAAACCCGCCGCCGCACGGTGACCTCGCGGGTGCTGCGGGACGTATTTTTGCAGATTTCCGATATTCCCGAGTGGCTGTTTAAAGACTGCTACGCCCAGGTGGGCGACTCGGCGGAAGTGATTGCCCTGCTGCTGCGCGACGTAAATCTACCCTCCCCATCTCCCCCCTCCTCCCCATCTATCTCCCTGCACCAGTGGATGGAGGAGATTATCCCGATGTACAGGGCGATGGCGACCGACGACGAGCGGCGCGATCTGATCGTCTCCTGGTGGGCGGCGCTGGATAACACCGAGGTCTTTGTGCTCAACAAGATTCTCACCGGGGCCTTTCGGGTGGGGGCCTCGGCCAAGCTGGTGATCAAAGGCCTGGCCGCCGCCACGGGCATTTCTGAAGCCGTGCTGGCCCACCGACTGATGGGCGACTTTAGCCCCACGGTGGAGTTTTACACCAGCCTGACCAGTGAAGCGGCGACGCAGAATGCCCCCAGCCAGCCCTACCCGTTCTTTTTGGCCACCTCGTTAGACGAAGCCAAATTTCAGAGCGAAGACTTTGAGCGCTGGCGGGCGGAATGGAAGTGGGACGGCATTCGCGCCCAGGTGATCAAGCGCGACGACCAGGTGTTTGTCTGGTCACGGGGCGAAGACCTGGTCACTGAGCAGTTTCCAGAAATCGAGGCGATGATGGAGAATTTCCCCAACGGCATTGTCATGGATGGCGAAATTCTCTGCTGGCAAGACGACATGCCGCTGTCGTTTAACCACCTGCAAAAGCGCCTGGGGCGCAAGAAAGTCAGCAAAAAGGTGATGGACGAAAGCCCGGTGCATTTCATCGCCTACGACCTGCTGGAGTACGGCGGCATCGACATTCGGGAGAAAAGCTGGGGCGATCGCACCCAATCCCTTTCTACTCTGCTGGCTGTGCACACCGCCCCCAACCTGCACCAGTCGATCCCTCTAGAGTTTCGCTCTTTTGCGGAACTGGCGGAGCTGCGCCAAAACTCGCGCCAGCAGGGGGCCGAGGGGCTGGTGGTAAAGGCGATCGACAGCCCCTACCTGGTGGGCCGCAAGCGCGGCTACTGGTGGAAGTACAAGGTTGAGCCCATGAGCCTCGACGCAGTGCTGATCTACGCCCAGGCGGGCAGCGGCAAGCGGGCCAACCTGTTTACCGACTACACGTTTGCCCTGTGGCAGGGCGAGACGCTGGTGCCCTTTGCCAAGGCCTACAGCGGTTTGGACAACGCCGAGATCGACGCGCTAGATAAGTGGATTCGCCGCCACACGACGGAGCGGTTTGGGCCGGTGCGATCGGTGGAGCCAATTCACGTGTTTGAGATTGGCTTTGAGGGCATTGCCGAATCGACTCGTCACAAGTCGGGTATTTCGGTGCGCTTTCCCCGCATTCTGCGCTGGCGGAAGGATAAACCCGCCGCCGAAGCTGATACCCTGGAATCGGCCAGGGAGTTGTTAGCGACCTTTGGATGA
- a CDS encoding CHAT domain-containing protein, producing MNKIKVLFLAANPFKDLNLDVEVRSITEKIRASEYRDHLQLIPALAVRPDDLLQLLNEHKPHIVHFSGHGSELGEIVLADNNGAPKVVSIKAMKALMTTLKDNIQLVILNACYTKEHATAITEVINCAIGMNAAIEDPAAIVFAASFYRAVGFARSVQEAFDQGLAALALEGFMDNSTPEFFIKDGVDPSEVFF from the coding sequence ATGAATAAGATAAAGGTATTGTTTCTTGCAGCTAATCCTTTCAAAGACTTAAACTTAGACGTAGAAGTTCGTTCTATCACTGAAAAAATAAGGGCTTCAGAGTATCGTGACCATTTACAACTAATTCCGGCTCTAGCCGTTCGTCCAGATGACTTGCTGCAACTGTTAAATGAACACAAACCGCACATTGTCCATTTTAGTGGGCATGGCAGTGAGTTAGGGGAAATCGTATTAGCTGACAATAATGGGGCACCCAAAGTAGTGAGCATCAAAGCTATGAAGGCATTGATGACAACCCTTAAAGATAATATTCAGCTTGTTATTCTCAATGCTTGTTATACAAAAGAGCACGCCACAGCTATTACTGAGGTTATTAATTGTGCAATTGGCATGAACGCGGCGATTGAAGATCCTGCTGCTATCGTGTTTGCGGCTTCTTTTTATCGTGCTGTTGGTTTTGCACGTTCTGTGCAAGAAGCTTTCGATCAGGGTTTAGCTGCTCTGGCTTTGGAGGGTTTTATGGACAACAGTACACCAGAATTTTTCATAAAGGATGGTGTTGACCCTTCTGAAGTTTTTTTTTGA